The Anoxybacillus amylolyticus DNA segment CTCTAGTTTCTTCGTTTATTATAGCATAAGAGGCTGACTCGATTTGAGCCAGCCTATCATTTATGCACTTCGTTCTTTTTTCACTTGGCGGAAGAAAAATAGTTCGTACATTACCGGAATAATAACAAGCGTTAACAATGTCGATGACGTTAGTCCACCGATGACCGTAATGGCTAGACCTTTCGAAATCAACGTTCCCGACGCTTTCGTGAGCGCCAATGGAATAAGCGATGTAATCGTCGCAAACGCCGTCATTAAAATCGGACGCAATCTCGTTTTTCCAGCTTCAATTAGGGCATCCCGTACTGTCATTCCTTTTTGCTCACGATTTTGTCCGATCCGATCAACAAGTACAATCGCATTTGTCGTCACAATTCCAATCAGCATTAATAGCCCTATCATCACGCTCACTGACATCGGTTCATGAGCGACATACAAGCCGAGTAACGAACCAATTGGCACAAAAATTAAAGCGGACAAAATAATGAACGGAATTCTCGCCTTGCCGAACGTAATCAACATCGTAATATACACTAAACCAATCGCTACGATCATTGCTAAACCAAGCTGGCGGAACGTTTCCACTGTGTCATCGCTGCCACCGCCTCCTTCAAACGAAACATCTTTCGGCAGCTTCACCTCTTTTTTCACATGGTCGATAACATCTTGTGTGACTTTTTGAATATTATCGCCAACAATTTGCGCGGATACACGAGCAAATACTTTTCCATCTAATTTTTGAATCGACGTATACGTATCCACTTCTTTCACGTCTGCAATCGCCGAAACTGGAACAAGACCGCGCTTTGTGAAAATAAGCGTATTTTTTAACGCATCAATAGAATCAATTCCTTTGTCGTACGACAACTGCACCGTCCGATCAATTCCATCAAGTTTGAGCGTTCCCACTTGAACTGGTCTCGTTGCATCGGCAATCGTCCCTAACACTTGGAAGCCAGACACGCCGTACTCCGCTGCTTTCGCTGGATCAATTTGGACAACGACTTGCTTTTGGTGATCGGCAAAGTTGTTTGTTACATATTTTAAATCTTTCCGCTTATTCATATAGTTTTCTACATCTTTTGCTGCTTTTTGCAATGATGCGAGATCGTTTGAATACAAGTCGATATTGACATCGTTGTTAGAAGGCGGTCCACCAGAGCTAAGCTCCTGCACACCGACTTTTGTTCCTTTTGCTTCTTCGTCCACAATCGATTGCATGTTTTTCTCAAGCGTTTTAATAAATCGTGTGACGTTGACACCTTCTTTTAAGCGAATGAAATAGTTCGCTTGGTTCGACCGTTTCAGTCCTGTGCGGAAATCGCGGCTTCCAACACCTGCTGTCACATCTTTAATTTCTTTTTGATTAGCAAACATTTTTTCTATTTTCAACGACACGTCGTTCGTTTTTTCAAGCGACGTAGAGGACGGCAGTTCAATGCTAGCAACAAGCGTCTTTTGCTCTTCGTTCGGCAAGAATGTGAACCCTAGCTTCGGAACGAGGGCAAACGAACCGACAAGAAGAACGACAGATAATGCTAAAACAATGACTTTATGATTTAGCGACCAAGCAATGACGCGCCCGTAAAACCGTTGCAATGCGCCTTCTTTTTCTTCTGGAGGCACTTTTTTAAACGAAAATTTCGCTAAAACTGGAACAATTGTAACAGCGACGATAAGGGATAAAAAGAGCGAAAAAACAATCGTTAAAGCAAATGGCAAGAAAAATTCACCTGTAATGCCGCCGACAAACCCGAGCGGCAAAAAGACGACGACCGTCGTAATCGTAGAAGACGTGATCGCTTTTAAAATTTCTTTCGTCGAATCTTGCACAAGTTCATCGTTCATGCCTGTTTTCGATTTGCGCACACGTCGGAAAATATTTTCAATGACAACGATGCTGTCGTCAACAACGCGACCAACGGCAACCGCCATACCACCGAGCGTCATCACGTTCAACGATATATCTAAGCGGTGTAAGAAAATCGACGAAACAATTAAAGAGAGCGGAATAGAGATAATCGCAATGATCGTTGCCCGTACATTCCGTAAAAAGACAAGCACGGCAATCGACGCAAACAATGCGCCTAACAATCCTTCCCGCACAAGCGATTCCACCGACTTTTTAATTCCTTCTGCCGAATCAAAGCCAATCGCATAATGGAATTCATCTTTATGGGCGTTTAATACCTTAATCACTTTGTCTGCCACTTCGACCGTGTTGGCATCTTGTTTTTTCGTAACTGCCATGGACAATGACTCTTTTAAATCGTAACGTGTTTTTTCCGGCTGGTCTGTAATCGTTTCAATTGTTGCGATGTCTTTTAGTTTTAGCAGTGGCGTAGCCTGCATCACTCGGCCTTGGAACGCCGGTGTCATCGTTTGTGCCATCGGCGACGTTAATGTCATGTTCTCAAGCGCTTGGACAGTATCGAGCTTTTCTTGCACACGCACCGGAATTTGTAACGTATCTGTATTCACATTCCCGGCTGGGAACGACAAAAACTTTTCATTAATTTGGTCTTTTACTTGTGATAACGTCAGTCCTGCTCGTGCTGCTTTTTGTTTGTCGATGGTAATTTGCACAACTTCCTCTTTCATCCCACCGACCGACACAGAGTTAATGCCGTTAATTTTATTGAGTTCTGGAATGACATCCCGTTCTAATACTTTTTGTAAATCAACCCCTTGTTTTGCAAAGAGCGAAATGTTAAAAATAGGGAATGTCCCAAACGAAAAACGATTAATTTTTGTTTGCACGTTATCCGGAAGTTTTGTATCTTTAATGATTGTATCAACTTGCCGTTCCATGTCTTTCATATCGGTATGGAACGGAAACTCAAGGTTAATAATAGAGATACTCTCATAAGAAGAGCTTTGCATTTTTTTAATGCCTTCTATCGACTTAAATTTTTCTTCTAGCTTGGAAGTAACTTGCTCGTTAATGTCTTCCGGAGAAGCGCCTGGATAAACGACTTCAATCGATAGTTGCGGAAATTCAATGTTCGGCAATAAATCGACCTTTAAAGATGAAAAAGAATACAGTCCTCCTAAAATAAGCAGAAATGAAATAATAAACACCGCAACCGCATTTTTTAAGCTAAACCGTGTTAAAAAATTCATCGTTCCCTTCCTTTCTATTGTCATATGTAGACTGACCGTTTGTTTTTATATAAATATGACTGAACGGTCGTTATATTATGACTATAAATGATTGTGCGTATTTTTTCAACTATTTTCCTCACCTCCCCACTCTCTATCGTACTGTCCAACCAAACGGTTCCATCATGTACTCCCAGATTATTTTATTTACGACTTGCGACTTATTTTTATTCCAAATAAAACAGGGCTGTCCATTTCGACAAGCCCTGTTTACTTACTCTTCCCCCACTCGGTAAATTTTTACGTCTTTTAACAACTCGCGAACGACGTAAGAAGCCATAATCAGTCCAGCGACAGACGGCACGAACGCGTTCGAAGACGGCGGCATTTTCGCCTTGCGGATTGTCGCTTCGTCGTTGCCAACTTCTTTGCGCACTTCTTCGCGAATAATAATTGGTTTTTCGTCGGAAAACACGACGGGAATTCCTTTTTTAATTCCTTCTTTCCGTAGTTGCGCCCGAATCACTTTGGCGATTGGATCGGTATGCGTTTTAGAAATATCAGCGATGCGGAAGCGAGTTGGATCCATTTTATTTGCTGCCCCCATGCTCGAAATGATCGGGATGTTTCGTTTTAAACATTCTTTCATTAAATGGATTTTATACGTAATCGTATCGGAAGCGTCAATGACAAAATCTAAGCCATAGCTAAAAAATTGTTCATACGTTTCTTCCGTATAAAACATTTTCAGCGCAATCACTTCGCATTCGGGATTAATGTCCGTAATACGTTCTTTCATTACATCCACTTTCGGTTTGCCAACTGTTGAAAGAAGTGCATGGATTTGCCGGTTAATGTTTGTAATATCGACATCGTCTTTATCGACGAGCACAAGCCGACCAACTCCCGAACGAGCGAGCGCTTCGACAGCAAATGAACCTACTCCACCAATTCCTAATACAGCGACGGTTGCATGTTTTAACTTTTCTAATCCTTCTTTTCCAATCGCTAATTCATTGCGTGAAAACTGATGCAGCATGACACCCTCCATCACATGTATCATTTTTGTACCGCTACTATCCTACACGATTAAAGTAAGTATTTCAATCGGATTTTTTCTTGACAAAACAAAAACCCTTATGTAAAGCATGTGCTTCACATAAGGGATTCATTCGGAGTTGGAAGTCCCAATCGTGCCGTCGATGCCTTCGTTTTGAACCCGCTCCCAGCAGGTGGGTGCTCTGTTTCAACCATTGCACGTCCTCAAATGGAGGCATGTACGCCGCTTGAAAACTCCGAGCTCCCGTATAACTTATTGTTCGGTCAAAACAATAAGGTTATACGACGAACACATCAGGACTATTCTTGAATGTATCATAGCACATTTTTTCTTCTTTTTCAATGAACAGACTTGTTACTTTTTCATGACACACGTTACACGCGACTGACATTTTCTGTTTTGATCGCTAAATGCAATTCTTCAAGCTGGCTTTCGCTCACTTCGCCCGGTGCATCAGTTAATAAGCAGCTTGCGCTTGCTGTTTTCGGGAAAGCAATCGTATCGCGCAAGTTCGTGCGCCCAGCAAGAAGCATGACAAGTCGGTCAAGCCCGAGCGCAATGCCACCATGCGGCGGAGTGCCGTATTCAAACGCCTCGAGTAAAAAGCCAAACTGCGCACGCGCTTCTTCTTCCGTAAACCCGAGCACTTGAAACATTTTTTCCTGCACGTCACGCTCAAAAATCCGTAGTGAGCCACCACCTAACTCATAACCGTTTAACACAAGATCGTAAGCTTGGGCACGAACCGATGCTGGGTCAGTAGAAAGCTTTTCTAAGTCTTCTCGCACCGGCATCGTAAACGGATGGTGCGCTGCATAATATCGCCCTTCTTCTTCATCGTACTCTAACAGCGGCCAATCCGTAATCCATAAGAAATGGAACGTTGTTTCATCGATGAGTTTTAATTCTTTGCCAAGCTTCAGCCGTAACGCTCCGAGCGCATCAGCAACGACCGTCTTTTTATCTGCCACAAATAAAAGCAAATCACCTGTTTCCGCAGCAAGCGCCTCGATAAGCCGTTCTTGCTCTAGTTCTGCAAAAAATTTGGAAATCGGTCCTTTAAGCCCATCTTCTTCAACTTTTAGCCACGCTAATCCTTTCGCCCCGTAACGGGCAACAAATTCGGTCAAGCCGTCAATATCTTTACGGGAATATTTGTCTGCGGCTCCTTTTACGTTGATTGCTTTTACTTGACCGCCGGTTTCTACTGCATTCGCAAACACTTTAAAGCCGCTTGTTTTCACCTGTTCAGACACATCGACTAATTCCATACCAAAGCGCGTATCCGGCTTGTCCGAGCCGTACCGAGCAATCGCTTCGTCGTACGAAAGGCGCGGGAACGGAAGCGAGACGTCAATTCCTTTTGCCACTTTCATGACGCGCGCCATCATTCGCTCGACCATCGCGATAATTTCTTCTTGGCTCATAAACGATGTTTCAATATCGACTTGTGTAAACTCCGGCTGGCGGTCTGCCCGCAAATCTTCATCGCGGAAACAGCGCGCAATTTGATAATAACGCTCAAAGCCACCAACCATTAACAATTGTTTAAAAATTTGCGGCGATTGCGGCAGCGCATAAAATTCCCCTGGATGAACACGGCTTGGTACTAAGTAGTCGCGCGCACCTTCTGGCGTGCTTTTCGTCAAAATCGGCGTTTCTACTTCTAAAAAGCCTTCTTCGTCTAAAAAATCGCGAATCGCCTTCGTTACTTGATGGCGCATTTTAAACGTCTGGAACATCACAGGGCGACGCAAATCTAAGTAGCGATATTTTAAGCGCACATCTTCAGCAACGTCAGTGTCATCGGCAATCGTAAATGGCGGTGTTTTCGCCTCGTTTAAAATCGTTACGCGCTCGACATGCACTTCAATCTTTCCGGTCGGCAAATTCGGATTCACTTGTCCTTCCTCGCGGCGGACGACAACGCCTTCTACATCTAGCACATATTCGCTACGAATCGTTTCCGCGACGCGAATTGCTTCTTCAGATACATCTGGGCTAAAGACAATTTGTACAATGCCCGTACGGTCGCGCAAGTCGATAAAAATCAACCCACCAAGGTCCCGACGTCGTTGCACCCATCCTTTTAAGGTCACTTTTTCGCCAACTGCTCGTTCGCTAACTTCGCCACAATAATACGTCCTTCCAAACATCCAAATCCCTCCTATACTAGAGCTTGTTTGACATATTCTACAAAGGAAGCGAGCGACACTTCTGTTTGTTCGCCCGTTTGCATATTTTTTACATTAATCACTTGCTTTTCGAGCTCATCGTCGCCAAGGATCGCGACATATTGCGCGTTTAGACGATCAGCCGCTTTTAGCTGCGCCTTTACTTTCCGGTCTTGATAGTCTTTTTCTGCAGCGATACCCGCTTGGCGCAACGCATGAACAAGCACGGTCACTTCCTCTTTCGCTTTCTCGCCTAACGAAACGACGTAACAACCGAGCGTAGTTTCTAATGGCAATGAAATGCCTTCTGCTTGTAATGCCGCGAGCAACCGTTCAATGCTCAGTGCAAAACCAATACCTGGTGTTTCTGGCCCGCCAATTTCTTGCACAAGCCCGTTATAGCGACCGCCTCCACATAACGTCGTAATCGCTCCAAATCCTTCCGCCTCACTCATAATTTCAAACGCCGTATGGTTATAATAATCCAACCCACGAACGAGGCGAGGGTCTACTTCAAATGAGATCCCTAATTTTGTCAAATACGTCTGCACTTTCGCAAAATATGTCCGCGACGATTCATTTAAGTAATCTAAAATGGATGGAGCCGTTGCCATCAATTCGTGATCACGGTCTTTTTTGCAATCTAAAATGCGCATTGGATTTTTTTCCAAGCGTGTTTGGCAGTCTGCACAAAATTCGCCAATTCTTTCTTTGAAATGGTCAATAAGCGCTTGACGATGTGCTTTTCTGCTCTCAACATCACCGAGGCTATTAATAACGAGCTTTAGTTTCTTTAAGCCGAGCGACTGATAAAGATCCATTGCCAATGCAATGACTTCGGCGTCGATTGCTGGGTCGTTGCTTCCAAGCGCTTCGACGCCAAACTGCACAAATTGACGAAAACGCCCAGCTTGCGGTCGCTCGTAACGAAACATCGGTCCGATGTAATAGAGCTTCACTGGCTGGTTTGGCTGACCATACATTTTATGTTCCACGAACGACCGAACAACAGCTGCCGTTCCTTCTGGACGAAGCGTGATACTTCGACCGCCGCGGTCTTCAAACGTATACATTTCCTTTTGCACGATATCAGTCGTATCACCGACGCCCCGTAAAAATAATTCCGTATGCTCAAACATTGGTGTGCGAATTTCTTGATAATTATAGCGGCGGCAAAGATCGCGCGCTAGTTGTTCAATATATTGCCATTTCTCCACTTCCCCTGGCAAAATATCTTGCGTCCCTCTCGGAATTTGAAATGACATCCTACATCCTCCTGCTTCTATGTAAAGTAAAAAAAGCATCTTGCCAATCAGAAAAGCTTGTGTTCAGCCATATGATTCTATGTTTTTTAGTAAAATAATGGATAATCAACACTCATGTTCTGATAGCATAAAAAAACTCCCTTCCCTATGCAAAAACATAGGGACGAGAGTATACCCCGTGGTGCCACCCTAATTGAAGCAACTGCTTCCACTTTGTCCTGATAACGCCAGGTGCGCGTTCCCTTCTACTAGCCACAGCGTTCAAAGAGAAACCTACGGAGTGTTCGTTCGTTAAGTCATCATGGAGAAATGCTTACAGCCTACGGCATTTCCTCTCTGGCCATGTGTACTCTTAACTACTTTTCTCCATCATCGGCTTTTCCCAATTTTATTTTTTATGTTACGAATGAATTTTCCGTTTGTCAAGCGAGAAACCGTATTTATGAACGAAACAGTTGCTTTTTTAACTTTTGGACGTCGCGAAGCGTCAATCCAAACTCTGATGCTAGCTCATAAGGCGTATAGTCCGGTTCTTTGCGGATAAATTCATGAAAATCGACATGAAACAGTTCGCCCCCCTTTTTATGAACGAACTCTCCCTTCTCACTATTTCTCACAGTCGTCATCCTTTCATTTCAACATTCATTTTTTAATCTTTCCTGTTTAACAAAAAAATAAAAGGATTTTTTCATTTTTTATCGAATTATTATGATTCCGACGACTAACGAAAGGAGGAGAAATTCTGAAACGAGCTACCATCACTTATTTACTTTTTGCCATTATAGTATTGTCCATCCCTCTTTCTACTTGGGCAGAAGCAAAAAT contains these protein-coding regions:
- a CDS encoding efflux RND transporter permease subunit, encoding MNFLTRFSLKNAVAVFIISFLLILGGLYSFSSLKVDLLPNIEFPQLSIEVVYPGASPEDINEQVTSKLEEKFKSIEGIKKMQSSSYESISIINLEFPFHTDMKDMERQVDTIIKDTKLPDNVQTKINRFSFGTFPIFNISLFAKQGVDLQKVLERDVIPELNKINGINSVSVGGMKEEVVQITIDKQKAARAGLTLSQVKDQINEKFLSFPAGNVNTDTLQIPVRVQEKLDTVQALENMTLTSPMAQTMTPAFQGRVMQATPLLKLKDIATIETITDQPEKTRYDLKESLSMAVTKKQDANTVEVADKVIKVLNAHKDEFHYAIGFDSAEGIKKSVESLVREGLLGALFASIAVLVFLRNVRATIIAIISIPLSLIVSSIFLHRLDISLNVMTLGGMAVAVGRVVDDSIVVIENIFRRVRKSKTGMNDELVQDSTKEILKAITSSTITTVVVFLPLGFVGGITGEFFLPFALTIVFSLFLSLIVAVTIVPVLAKFSFKKVPPEEKEGALQRFYGRVIAWSLNHKVIVLALSVVLLVGSFALVPKLGFTFLPNEEQKTLVASIELPSSTSLEKTNDVSLKIEKMFANQKEIKDVTAGVGSRDFRTGLKRSNQANYFIRLKEGVNVTRFIKTLEKNMQSIVDEEAKGTKVGVQELSSGGPPSNNDVNIDLYSNDLASLQKAAKDVENYMNKRKDLKYVTNNFADHQKQVVVQIDPAKAAEYGVSGFQVLGTIADATRPVQVGTLKLDGIDRTVQLSYDKGIDSIDALKNTLIFTKRGLVPVSAIADVKEVDTYTSIQKLDGKVFARVSAQIVGDNIQKVTQDVIDHVKKEVKLPKDVSFEGGGGSDDTVETFRQLGLAMIVAIGLVYITMLITFGKARIPFIILSALIFVPIGSLLGLYVAHEPMSVSVMIGLLMLIGIVTTNAIVLVDRIGQNREQKGMTVRDALIEAGKTRLRPILMTAFATITSLIPLALTKASGTLISKGLAITVIGGLTSSTLLTLVIIPVMYELFFFRQVKKERSA
- a CDS encoding tRNA threonylcarbamoyladenosine dehydratase, yielding MLHQFSRNELAIGKEGLEKLKHATVAVLGIGGVGSFAVEALARSGVGRLVLVDKDDVDITNINRQIHALLSTVGKPKVDVMKERITDINPECEVIALKMFYTEETYEQFFSYGLDFVIDASDTITYKIHLMKECLKRNIPIISSMGAANKMDPTRFRIADISKTHTDPIAKVIRAQLRKEGIKKGIPVVFSDEKPIIIREEVRKEVGNDEATIRKAKMPPSSNAFVPSVAGLIMASYVVRELLKDVKIYRVGEE
- the aspS gene encoding aspartate--tRNA ligase; this encodes MFGRTYYCGEVSERAVGEKVTLKGWVQRRRDLGGLIFIDLRDRTGIVQIVFSPDVSEEAIRVAETIRSEYVLDVEGVVVRREEGQVNPNLPTGKIEVHVERVTILNEAKTPPFTIADDTDVAEDVRLKYRYLDLRRPVMFQTFKMRHQVTKAIRDFLDEEGFLEVETPILTKSTPEGARDYLVPSRVHPGEFYALPQSPQIFKQLLMVGGFERYYQIARCFRDEDLRADRQPEFTQVDIETSFMSQEEIIAMVERMMARVMKVAKGIDVSLPFPRLSYDEAIARYGSDKPDTRFGMELVDVSEQVKTSGFKVFANAVETGGQVKAINVKGAADKYSRKDIDGLTEFVARYGAKGLAWLKVEEDGLKGPISKFFAELEQERLIEALAAETGDLLLFVADKKTVVADALGALRLKLGKELKLIDETTFHFLWITDWPLLEYDEEEGRYYAAHHPFTMPVREDLEKLSTDPASVRAQAYDLVLNGYELGGGSLRIFERDVQEKMFQVLGFTEEEARAQFGFLLEAFEYGTPPHGGIALGLDRLVMLLAGRTNLRDTIAFPKTASASCLLTDAPGEVSESQLEELHLAIKTENVSRV
- the hisS gene encoding histidine--tRNA ligase, whose amino-acid sequence is MSFQIPRGTQDILPGEVEKWQYIEQLARDLCRRYNYQEIRTPMFEHTELFLRGVGDTTDIVQKEMYTFEDRGGRSITLRPEGTAAVVRSFVEHKMYGQPNQPVKLYYIGPMFRYERPQAGRFRQFVQFGVEALGSNDPAIDAEVIALAMDLYQSLGLKKLKLVINSLGDVESRKAHRQALIDHFKERIGEFCADCQTRLEKNPMRILDCKKDRDHELMATAPSILDYLNESSRTYFAKVQTYLTKLGISFEVDPRLVRGLDYYNHTAFEIMSEAEGFGAITTLCGGGRYNGLVQEIGGPETPGIGFALSIERLLAALQAEGISLPLETTLGCYVVSLGEKAKEEVTVLVHALRQAGIAAEKDYQDRKVKAQLKAADRLNAQYVAILGDDELEKQVINVKNMQTGEQTEVSLASFVEYVKQALV